The genome window TGGGATGGCGTTTGACAAATAAAGAAGTACAAGAATTAGAAAAAATTGCCCTTAATTTAGATAGAAAAATGATCCAAAATATCTTTCAAACTACTTAAATACTGCTGAAAAAGTAGAATGGTAAAGATAGCTAATCTGATAAGATAAGTCTATTTTTTCTGTGTTGATTTATGATGACAATATGACAAAGAACCCTAGTTATTTTTCATTGCTTGTTTTTTTTCTGCTTTTAAATCTCGTTTGGTGACGGCTTCCATTTCCGCATCAAGGAGAGTGCGCCCTGTCGCGGCCAGATAAACATCATCAAGACTAGGCCTTGATTGGCTAATACTAAATAAGGGTAAATCCATTTCCTTAAGGGTATTTTCAATCTTACCAATGGGGTTACTGTTGGGGGCAACCACAAGATTAAGGGAGTTGCCTTGGGCTTGGTTGATAATAATTTCTTTAACGAAGGGAAGTTGGGCTAATTTTGTTTTACTTTCTTCAGCTTCCTTGGTGGGTAAAAACTCTTTGATGCGCAGAGTAATACGATCGCCCCCTATCCTATCCTTTAAACTAGAAGGAGTACCCTCGGCTATGACTACCCCTTTATCGATAATAGCAAGGCGGTCAGCTAGAGCATCAACTTCCTCTAAATAGTGACTGGTAATTAATACAGTTGTACCAGCCTTTTTAAGTGCCTTTAAAAACTCCCAAACAATCATGCGACTTTCAATGTCCAAACCCACGGAAGGTTCATCCAAAATCAATACTTGGGGTTGATGTAATAATCCAGAAGCCAAGTCTAACCTTTTGCGAATCCCCCCAGAATAAGTGCCACTTTTGCGATCGCTATATTCCTGTAAATCCAATAAATCTAATAATTGCTCAATACGCTGGGAAGCAATTTTCGGGGGAATATGATACAAAGCCGACTGCAACTGCAACAACTCCTTCCCCGTCAACATCTTATCAATAGCCACCTCCTGTGCCACATAACCCAGTCTCTGGCGTACCAGTTTAGGTTGCTTCATAGCACAGATACCGTCCACTTTTATCTCCCCCCCATCAGGTTGTGCAAGGGTAGTCAAACAGCGGATAGTAGTGGTTTTTCCCGCCCCATTGGGTCCTAATAAGCCGAAAATTTCTCCACTTTGCACCGAAAAAGAAATATCTTTAACAGCCTCTATTTTGCCGTAGCTTTTTTGTAGTTTTTTAATTTCGACTATATTTTTCATGACATTTGAATGAATAGATAGTTTTACTACTCACACCATCAAATATGATGATGGGTGATAATTTCTGCTCATAAATCTTGATATAGATAGATAACAGGCTTTTATTGAACAAATTAAGCTCTCAAAAAGCCCCATCCCATGTGCAAACCTATTTATTTTTTAGTTTACGACATGGGAGAACAGAGTAGAAGACTAACTTTGATAATTATCATCAATCAAATCATCATCCATAATGGCATCTTCTGGAGACAAGACCCTGGCAGTTTTATCATCAATGATGACATCTTCAGAATCAGGAATAATATAATTTTGTTCCTCATACTCCGCACTAACATCATCAATGCCAAGGTAATTAGAATTACCCGCACCTACCTCAGTATCTTCCCAGTCCATATTTTCATCATAGGCATTAAACCCTGTACCAGCAGGAATCAAACGTCCAATAATGACGTTTTCTTTCAAACCTCTTAACCAGTCAGACTTACCTTCGATAGCCGCCTCCGTTAATACCCTTGTGGTTTCTTGGAAACTAGCCGCCGAGATGAAACTATCAGTATTCAAACTAGACTTAGTAATACCCATCAACTTAGGAGTATATTCAATAGGAGCGCCACCAGTAAGAGATAAAGTTTCATTATCTTTTTCAATGTCGCGCAACTCTACCAACTCACCAGGTAAACGAATACTATCGCCACCATCATCAATGTGAACCTTAGAAGTCATCTGACGTACAATCACCTCGATATGTTTATCAGAAATATCAATGCCCTGAGATTGATAAACCCCTTGAATCTGGTTAACCAAGAATAACTGAGCCTTTTGCATGGCACCGAGGGCCGCATCATAGGCTCCCATATGCTCCTTGTAGTAGTCATAAAAGACTTCTAACAGTTCGTGGGGGCTAACTAAACCATCGGACAAGGAATCTCCTGTATTAACCCTTTGATCATCACCTACGATAATATTTTGGTTAGGCCCTAAGGAATACTCAGAAATAGTGCCATCATCTTCAATGACTTTAACATCGATCGCCTCGTCATCCTTATATTCTACTTGACACACCCCAGGACGACGGGCAAGAATAGCTGGTTCTTTGGGTTTACGGGCTTCTAGTAATTCTTCAATTCTCGGTAAACCTTGGACAATGTCCCCAGTTTTTGCCCTTTCAAATACCAATAGTACAAGGTTATCACCCCTTTGAACTAAGTCACCCTGTTCAATGTGTAAAATTGCTCCCGTAGAAACACGGTATGGACGGGCATGGCGTAAACTGATTGTATTACCTTCAGTTTCCATGACATAGCCAGAATCAGGGGCTTTGACTCCCTCAGCGATCAGCTCTCCTTGGGTGACAAAGTCTCCTTCTTGTTTGAGTAATACACCTTCGGTTTCAATTTCGATGATGTCATTTTCTCTGACCACAAGGATACGGCGAATAGCCTCAACCCCTTCACGGATACCACGAATGATACCATTTTCTTGACAGAGAATCTGGGTAGTGGCAACTACATCCCCCGGCATAATTTCTTGTCCATCGCTGACGGTTACGGTGGTGACGATATTCGGTTCTGTTTCTAGCTCACGGCGTAGCATGACAGACTCAAGAACCACGATTTGTAAGCGGAAACAATCGTCATTATTTTCATCTTCGATTAATTCGATGTCGGCGCTCATGCCCTCGGTGGTTTCGAGAACTAATTGGGTGGTAACTAACTGTACTCCTTCCACACTTTTCACCCTTTCACCATCTTTGAAGAAGGTACGTAATACGGGACGAAGGTTAATTTTTCCCCCTGCACTGTTTAGGGATTCTTGGGAAGGAGATTGGGTGGTATTAATTACTTCATACTGTTTCATGGGACGTAGTAATAAACCCACCCCTTCGTTAGTATCAACAAATTCACTGATACATTCATCTTCGGTGGTGATTCCAGCCATGA of Cyanobacterium sp. HL-69 contains these proteins:
- the yadG-2 gene encoding ABC2-type transport system ATPase component; translation: MKNIVEIKKLQKSYGKIEAVKDISFSVQSGEIFGLLGPNGAGKTTTIRCLTTLAQPDGGEIKVDGICAMKQPKLVRQRLGYVAQEVAIDKMLTGKELLQLQSALYHIPPKIASQRIEQLLDLLDLQEYSDRKSGTYSGGIRKRLDLASGLLHQPQVLILDEPSVGLDIESRMIVWEFLKALKKAGTTVLITSHYLEEVDALADRLAIIDKGVVIAEGTPSSLKDRIGGDRITLRIKEFLPTKEAEESKTKLAQLPFVKEIIINQAQGNSLNLVVAPNSNPIGKIENTLKEMDLPLFSISQSRPSLDDVYLAATGRTLLDAEMEAVTKRDLKAEKKQAMKNN